The Corynebacterium suranareeae genome window below encodes:
- a CDS encoding ArsR/SmtB family transcription factor, producing MLSSKDLPIYQRKADLFKGLAHPYRVRALEIIAAHDEVPVSHITKEMDLEASHVSQHLKVLRKFGLVTSQRDGLVVNYRLAYPEVADFLKVSRKLLTRMADGHA from the coding sequence ATGTTGAGCTCCAAGGACTTGCCAATTTATCAGCGCAAAGCTGACCTTTTTAAAGGTTTGGCACATCCCTATCGCGTTAGAGCACTAGAGATCATTGCGGCACATGATGAGGTTCCAGTAAGTCACATCACCAAAGAAATGGACTTGGAAGCCTCTCATGTTTCCCAGCACCTTAAAGTATTGAGGAAATTTGGACTGGTTACTTCCCAACGCGATGGCTTGGTGGTCAATTACCGGCTGGCATACCCAGAAGTTGCTGATTTTCTGAAAGTTAGCCGGAAACTACTCACAAGAATGGCGGATGGACATGCGTGA
- the rpsN gene encoding 30S ribosomal protein S14: MAKKSKIAKNEKRKEIVARYAERRAELKAIIRNPNTSDEDRLDAQFELNSQPRDAAAVRVRNRDSHDGRPRGYLRKFGLSRVRMREMAHRGELPGVRKSSW; the protein is encoded by the coding sequence ATGGCTAAGAAGTCAAAGATCGCCAAGAACGAGAAGCGCAAGGAAATCGTCGCCCGCTACGCGGAGCGTCGCGCTGAACTCAAGGCTATTATCCGTAACCCAAACACCTCTGATGAGGATCGTCTGGATGCACAGTTCGAACTAAACAGCCAGCCACGTGACGCTGCTGCTGTTCGCGTTCGTAACCGCGACTCACACGATGGTCGCCCACGCGGCTACCTCCGTAAGTTCGGTCTTTCCCGTGTCCGTATGCGCGAGATGGCTCACCGCGGTGAGCTGCCGGGCGTTCGTAAGTCCAGCTGGTAA
- the amtR gene encoding TetR/AcrR family transcriptional regulator AmtR gives MAGAVGRPRRSAPRRAGKNPREEILDASAELFTRQGFATTSTHQIADAVGIRQASLYYHFPSKTEIFLTLLKSTVEPSTVLAEDLSTLDAGPELRLWAIVASEVRLLLSTKWNVGRLYQLPIVGSDEFAEYHRQREALTNIFHGLASEIVGDDPRAELPFHITMSAIEMRRNDGKIPSPLSEDSLPDVAIMLADASLAVLGAQLPADRVEKTLELIKQADAK, from the coding sequence ATGGCAGGAGCAGTGGGACGCCCCCGGAGATCAGCTCCGCGACGGGCTGGCAAGAACCCTCGTGAAGAGATTCTTGATGCCTCTGCTGAGCTTTTTACCCGTCAAGGCTTTGCAACAACCTCCACGCATCAAATCGCTGACGCTGTAGGTATCCGCCAAGCATCCCTGTACTACCATTTTCCCTCCAAGACGGAAATCTTTCTCACGTTGCTGAAATCCACCGTGGAGCCATCCACGGTGCTCGCTGAAGATCTCAGCACGTTGGATGCAGGACCGGAGCTTCGCCTGTGGGCTATTGTTGCCTCCGAGGTGCGTTTGCTGCTGTCAACCAAATGGAATGTTGGCCGTCTGTACCAACTCCCCATCGTCGGTTCGGATGAATTCGCGGAGTACCACCGTCAGCGTGAAGCACTGACCAACATTTTCCACGGCCTGGCTTCAGAAATTGTTGGCGATGATCCCCGTGCGGAACTCCCCTTCCACATCACCATGTCGGCGATTGAAATGCGTCGCAATGACGGCAAGATCCCCAGCCCGCTTTCGGAAGACAGCCTGCCGGACGTCGCAATTATGCTTGCCGACGCCTCCCTCGCCGTCCTCGGCGCCCAACTGCCAGCCGACCGGGTAGAAAAAACCCTCGAACTGATTAAACAGGCTGACGCAAAATAA
- the rpmF gene encoding 50S ribosomal protein L32 produces the protein MAVPKRRMSRANTRMRRSQWKADNVALQEVKIDGQTVRIPRRLVKAAQLGLVDVEQF, from the coding sequence ATGGCAGTTCCAAAGCGCCGTATGTCCCGCGCAAACACCCGCATGCGCCGTTCCCAGTGGAAGGCTGACAATGTCGCCCTTCAAGAGGTCAAGATCGACGGTCAGACCGTTCGCATCCCACGCCGTCTGGTCAAGGCAGCACAGCTCGGTCTCGTGGACGTAGAGCAGTTCTAA
- a CDS encoding response regulator transcription factor, which produces MKILVVDDEHAVRESLRRSLSFNGYTVLLAEDGIQALEMIEKEQPVLVILDVMMPRMDGLEVCRHLRSEGDDRPILILTARDNVSDRVGGLDAGADDYLAKPFALEELLARVRSLVRRSAAEANQISNAEYAEITCGDLSLNPETRDVSRNGRYISLTRTEFALLHLLMKNQRRVLTRAQILEEVWGYDFPTSGNALEVYIGYLRRKTEQEGENRLIHTVRGVGYVVRETAP; this is translated from the coding sequence ATGAAAATTTTGGTTGTCGATGATGAGCATGCCGTACGTGAATCATTACGCCGTTCCTTATCATTCAACGGGTATACCGTACTCCTCGCAGAAGATGGTATTCAAGCCTTAGAAATGATTGAAAAGGAACAGCCAGTTCTGGTCATCCTCGATGTCATGATGCCTCGTATGGATGGTCTTGAAGTGTGTCGTCACCTGCGTAGTGAAGGCGATGACCGCCCGATCCTCATCCTGACAGCCAGAGATAATGTTTCAGACCGTGTAGGTGGTCTTGATGCAGGCGCTGATGACTACCTCGCTAAACCCTTTGCACTTGAAGAACTGCTGGCACGTGTCCGGTCTCTTGTACGTCGCTCTGCAGCGGAAGCGAATCAAATTTCCAATGCAGAATACGCAGAAATAACCTGTGGTGATCTAAGCCTGAATCCAGAGACCCGCGATGTGAGTCGCAACGGCAGGTACATCAGCCTTACCCGAACTGAGTTTGCACTGTTGCACTTGCTGATGAAAAACCAACGTAGGGTATTAACTCGTGCCCAAATCTTGGAAGAAGTATGGGGCTATGATTTCCCAACCTCTGGCAATGCACTTGAAGTTTATATCGGCTACCTTCGACGCAAAACAGAGCAGGAGGGGGAAAACCGACTAATTCACACCGTGCGTGGAGTTGGATACGTCGTGCGAGAGACGGCTCCGTGA
- the purN gene encoding phosphoribosylglycinamide formyltransferase, which produces MVPRPKNVNIYFVNSDSTTTIVVLASGTGTLLQALIEAQGSYSIVGVVSDVKCPALAKATDAGIKTAVVPLGSDRAQWNLELADAVAEHDPDLVVSAGFMKILGEGFLAKFPSRIINTHPALLPSFPGAHAVRDALAYGVKVSGSTVHLVDAGVDTGPIIAQRAVQVEVDDDESSLHERIKQVERKLIVEVLNSVEFSRQGGVQLNWRG; this is translated from the coding sequence ATGGTTCCGAGGCCGAAGAACGTTAACATATATTTTGTGAATTCTGACTCTACGACCACCATCGTCGTGCTAGCTTCCGGAACAGGTACCCTCCTTCAAGCACTCATTGAAGCGCAAGGTAGCTATTCAATCGTGGGCGTTGTCTCTGACGTTAAGTGCCCAGCTCTTGCCAAAGCCACTGATGCAGGTATTAAAACCGCAGTTGTTCCGCTTGGATCAGATCGTGCGCAATGGAACCTTGAGTTGGCTGATGCAGTAGCAGAACACGACCCAGATCTGGTGGTCTCAGCAGGATTCATGAAAATTTTGGGCGAGGGATTTCTTGCTAAATTCCCATCCCGCATTATCAACACACACCCAGCCCTGTTGCCTTCATTCCCGGGAGCTCATGCTGTCCGCGATGCTTTGGCATATGGAGTGAAAGTTTCAGGTTCGACAGTGCATCTCGTTGATGCTGGTGTGGATACCGGACCAATTATTGCTCAACGAGCGGTCCAGGTAGAAGTGGATGATGATGAATCCAGCCTGCATGAAAGAATCAAGCAGGTTGAGCGTAAACTCATTGTAGAAGTCCTGAACAGCGTGGAATTTTCGCGTCAGGGTGGCGTACAACTCAACTGGAGAGGCTAA
- the purH gene encoding bifunctional phosphoribosylaminoimidazolecarboxamide formyltransferase/IMP cyclohydrolase — protein MSDDRKAIKRALISVYDKTGLEDLAQALHRENVEIVSTGSTAAKIAELGIPVTPVEELTGFPECLEGRVKTLHPKVHAGILADTRKDDHLRQLKDLEVAPFQLVVVNLYPFAETVASGADFDACVEQIDIGGPSMVRAAAKNHPSVAVVVSPNSYEDVQEALKTGGFTRAERTKLAAEAFRHTATYDVTVATWMSEQLAAGDTELEFPGWIGSTNTLARSLRYGENPHQSAALYVGNSQGLAQAKQFHGKEMSYNNYTDSDAAWRAAWDHERPCVAIIKHANPCGIAVSDESIAAAHREAHACDSVSAFGGVIASNREVSVEMANQVAEIFTEVIIAPSYEEGAVEILSQKKNIRILQAEAPVREGFETREISGGLLVQERDLIHAEGDDSSTWTLAAGTAVSDEVLKDLEFAWTAVRAVKSNAILLAKNGATVGVGMGQVNRVDSARLAVDRAGKDRAAGSVAASDAFFPFADGFEVLAEAGITAVVQPGGSIRDNEVIEAANKAGVTMYLTGARHFAH, from the coding sequence ATGAGCGATGATCGTAAGGCAATTAAACGCGCACTAATTAGCGTGTATGACAAGACTGGCCTGGAGGATCTAGCCCAGGCACTTCACCGCGAAAATGTGGAAATTGTGTCCACTGGTTCCACTGCGGCGAAGATTGCTGAGCTGGGCATTCCTGTGACCCCGGTTGAGGAGCTCACCGGATTCCCAGAGTGTCTTGAGGGCCGGGTTAAAACCCTGCACCCCAAGGTACATGCTGGCATCTTGGCAGATACCCGCAAAGATGATCACCTGCGTCAGCTGAAAGATCTTGAGGTTGCCCCTTTCCAGCTTGTTGTGGTGAATCTTTACCCATTTGCAGAAACTGTTGCCTCTGGCGCTGATTTTGATGCGTGCGTTGAGCAGATCGACATCGGAGGACCTTCAATGGTTCGAGCAGCAGCCAAGAACCACCCATCCGTCGCGGTGGTAGTTTCTCCAAACAGCTATGAAGATGTTCAAGAAGCGTTGAAAACCGGTGGTTTTACTCGTGCTGAGCGCACCAAGTTGGCTGCCGAGGCCTTCCGCCACACCGCAACTTATGACGTCACTGTTGCAACCTGGATGAGCGAGCAGCTCGCAGCAGGAGATACTGAGCTGGAGTTCCCAGGTTGGATCGGTTCCACCAACACGTTGGCTCGTAGCCTTCGTTATGGTGAAAACCCTCACCAGTCTGCAGCTTTGTACGTGGGTAACTCTCAGGGGCTTGCACAGGCTAAGCAGTTCCACGGCAAGGAAATGAGCTACAACAACTACACCGACTCTGATGCTGCCTGGCGTGCAGCCTGGGATCATGAGCGTCCTTGTGTCGCGATCATCAAGCACGCTAACCCTTGTGGCATTGCTGTTTCCGATGAGTCCATTGCAGCTGCGCACCGCGAGGCTCATGCATGTGACTCTGTGTCTGCCTTTGGTGGTGTGATTGCGTCCAACCGTGAAGTCAGCGTCGAGATGGCTAACCAGGTTGCAGAAATTTTCACCGAGGTCATCATTGCTCCTTCTTATGAAGAAGGTGCTGTGGAGATCTTAAGCCAGAAGAAGAACATCCGTATCCTTCAAGCTGAAGCCCCAGTACGAGAGGGATTTGAAACTCGTGAAATCTCCGGTGGTTTGCTGGTCCAGGAGCGTGATTTGATCCATGCCGAAGGCGATGATTCTTCCACCTGGACCTTAGCTGCCGGTACTGCAGTTTCTGATGAGGTACTGAAGGATCTGGAGTTTGCTTGGACTGCAGTTCGTGCTGTGAAGTCTAACGCTATTTTGTTGGCCAAGAATGGCGCTACTGTTGGCGTTGGTATGGGACAGGTTAACCGCGTTGATTCAGCTCGTTTGGCTGTTGATCGTGCAGGTAAAGATCGCGCTGCTGGATCCGTTGCAGCTTCTGATGCATTCTTCCCATTTGCTGATGGCTTTGAAGTTCTTGCAGAAGCAGGCATCACCGCTGTTGTTCAGCCTGGTGGATCCATCCGCGACAACGAGGTCATTGAAGCCGCGAATAAAGCCGGCGTGACCATGTACCTTACTGGTGCGCGACACTTCGCTCACTAA
- a CDS encoding putative nucleotidyltransferase substrate binding domain-containing protein — translation MLHPSLTELAQNAPHAQDFATVRGVLKESLELLGNALNHGEDPAELAGWLSQIITDVLHSPGLDAHVVLTGPVGRGDALPTSPVRWLAVVDSQENPNDKIAALLTDTGFIAEPIGAATRAEWEARARAGEDPAVYLDAGTWVAAIAAVDDQALLQDALDSRPPAVETYEGLPSLDMVVNIRENLMIPTVKIARWAAHKAGSLAPTTAQRLIDARGVLTNDEADALTQVWNSALSLQSKRWMDRIHDQQATAWELPALQRATFGAAARLLSEVLRSIEAREIGTK, via the coding sequence GTGCTTCACCCTTCTTTGACAGAGCTTGCACAAAATGCCCCTCATGCACAGGATTTCGCCACCGTACGCGGTGTGCTGAAAGAATCACTTGAACTGCTGGGAAACGCTTTGAATCATGGTGAAGATCCAGCAGAACTCGCCGGATGGCTGTCACAAATCATCACTGATGTTCTGCACTCCCCTGGTCTTGATGCGCATGTGGTTCTCACTGGACCAGTCGGGCGTGGAGACGCGCTACCGACCTCACCAGTGCGCTGGCTAGCGGTCGTCGATAGCCAAGAAAACCCCAACGATAAAATCGCTGCCCTTTTAACAGACACCGGGTTTATTGCCGAGCCCATTGGCGCTGCCACCCGCGCTGAATGGGAGGCGCGTGCACGAGCTGGTGAAGATCCTGCGGTTTATTTAGACGCAGGCACCTGGGTTGCAGCCATCGCCGCAGTGGATGATCAAGCACTGCTGCAAGATGCACTCGATTCAAGGCCTCCGGCTGTAGAAACCTATGAAGGTCTGCCCTCGTTGGACATGGTGGTTAATATTCGTGAAAACCTCATGATTCCAACGGTTAAGATCGCGCGTTGGGCAGCACACAAAGCAGGTTCCCTGGCTCCGACTACCGCACAGCGTTTGATTGACGCCCGTGGGGTACTGACCAACGATGAAGCCGATGCTTTAACCCAGGTGTGGAACTCCGCTTTAAGCTTGCAGTCGAAACGGTGGATGGATCGAATTCACGATCAGCAGGCGACAGCGTGGGAGCTTCCCGCACTCCAACGCGCCACGTTCGGGGCGGCTGCACGCCTCCTTTCGGAGGTGTTGCGCTCCATTGAAGCACGTGAAATTGGTACAAAATAG
- the rpmG gene encoding 50S ribosomal protein L33 → MARNDIRPIIKLKSTAGTGYTYVTRKNKRNNPDRITLKKYDPVVRKHVEFREER, encoded by the coding sequence ATGGCACGTAATGATATCCGCCCCATCATCAAGCTGAAGTCTACTGCTGGCACTGGTTACACCTATGTCACCCGTAAGAACAAGCGCAACAACCCGGACCGTATCACTCTCAAGAAGTACGATCCAGTAGTCCGTAAGCACGTCGAATTCCGCGAGGAGCGATAA
- a CDS encoding cell division protein PerM — protein sequence MLRFLPTVLIPHGVALLLVIILAVASLMFTNSSMVNLSATIAQLWLTLNLGAISGSGEVISALPTLPGLIFLWALAVRIHRAVKVRVSIADLGVLAALVVGIPLTLTIIAAFMLFDASSVLNVNVAPAVLLLRTLLFHLSALFLGMGPRLWQALARRYGAPEWLIDAITQAFRFLIAFATVSVVIVIAMVAINHSAFTATLSGYDDTTSVLALITMSILYLPNIVIFAMGILIGSPLYFGDASISVFSVHTVPLPPLPILAALPSEAPSWAVSVLVIPAIIATWVCVRNPMKLAVNATAAAIAAVCFLVLAVFAGGTLGVYNYVGLNVFASLGLVLGYFLIVGLLIAGIDKLRNPVVVKEVEPEPVVPEVEEAEAEPEPAKTEDEDAEPVEEAEETEEEIEEEPDLEQEEPEEESKSEETNDGSEAEER from the coding sequence TTGCTGCGCTTTTTGCCGACGGTGCTGATTCCACACGGCGTGGCATTACTTTTGGTTATTATTCTCGCCGTTGCCTCCTTAATGTTCACAAATTCTTCAATGGTGAATCTTTCGGCAACGATTGCACAGCTGTGGCTCACGCTGAACCTCGGCGCAATCTCCGGCAGTGGGGAAGTGATCTCGGCCCTTCCGACCCTGCCCGGCCTCATTTTCCTCTGGGCACTCGCCGTTCGCATTCACCGCGCCGTGAAAGTCCGAGTCAGCATCGCAGACCTCGGGGTGCTTGCAGCGCTTGTTGTCGGCATTCCGCTTACGCTCACCATCATCGCGGCATTCATGCTTTTCGACGCCTCCAGCGTCCTCAACGTCAACGTCGCCCCGGCAGTACTACTTCTGCGCACCTTACTGTTTCATCTAAGCGCTTTATTCCTCGGCATGGGGCCAAGGCTGTGGCAGGCGTTAGCGCGCCGCTACGGCGCCCCAGAATGGCTTATCGACGCCATCACCCAAGCCTTCCGCTTCCTCATTGCATTCGCGACTGTCTCTGTGGTCATTGTGATAGCTATGGTTGCCATCAACCACAGTGCTTTTACAGCAACGCTTAGCGGATACGACGATACGACCTCAGTGTTAGCGCTGATCACGATGAGCATCCTTTATCTGCCCAATATCGTGATCTTTGCGATGGGTATCCTCATCGGTTCGCCTCTGTACTTTGGTGATGCCTCCATCAGTGTGTTCAGCGTGCACACCGTGCCACTGCCCCCACTACCGATCCTTGCTGCATTGCCTAGCGAAGCCCCTTCTTGGGCAGTATCCGTGTTGGTGATCCCCGCAATCATTGCAACGTGGGTATGTGTGAGAAACCCAATGAAGCTCGCCGTTAATGCCACCGCCGCTGCTATTGCTGCCGTCTGCTTCCTTGTTCTTGCTGTATTCGCTGGCGGCACTCTAGGCGTATATAACTATGTCGGCCTTAATGTGTTTGCCTCACTTGGCTTGGTTTTGGGTTACTTCCTCATCGTCGGTTTGCTGATCGCTGGCATTGATAAGCTACGTAACCCGGTTGTGGTGAAAGAAGTAGAGCCTGAACCTGTTGTGCCTGAAGTGGAGGAAGCAGAAGCAGAACCCGAGCCTGCTAAAACTGAAGACGAGGATGCAGAACCGGTAGAAGAAGCTGAGGAAACTGAGGAAGAAATAGAGGAAGAACCAGATCTCGAGCAGGAAGAACCTGAAGAAGAAAGTAAGTCAGAGGAAACCAATGATGGTTCCGAGGCCGAAGAACGTTAA
- the rpsR gene encoding 30S ribosomal protein S18: MKQRNNAKRVRLEQTRRPKKNPLKAAGIEKVDYKDINTLRQFISDRHKIRSRRVTGLTPQQQREVATAVKNAREMALLPFTSR; the protein is encoded by the coding sequence ATGAAGCAGCGTAACAACGCTAAGCGCGTCCGCCTTGAGCAGACCCGCCGCCCAAAGAAGAACCCGCTGAAGGCAGCGGGCATCGAGAAGGTGGACTACAAGGACATCAACACCCTTCGTCAGTTCATCTCCGACCGCCACAAGATCCGTTCCCGTCGTGTCACCGGCCTAACCCCGCAGCAGCAGCGCGAGGTTGCAACCGCCGTGAAGAACGCACGCGAAATGGCTCTCCTGCCGTTCACCAGCCGCTAA
- the rpmB gene encoding 50S ribosomal protein L28, with translation MSAHCQVTGRKPSFGKTVSHSHRRTSRRWNPNVQRRKFYVPSEGRTITLTVSTKGLKVIDRDGIEAVVAQIRARGEKI, from the coding sequence ATGTCGGCACATTGCCAGGTAACGGGACGTAAGCCGAGTTTCGGCAAGACCGTCTCACACTCGCACCGACGCACTTCCCGCCGTTGGAACCCCAACGTGCAGCGTCGTAAGTTCTACGTCCCTTCCGAGGGCCGTACCATCACCCTGACCGTTTCCACCAAGGGTCTGAAGGTCATTGACCGCGACGGCATCGAAGCTGTTGTTGCTCAGATCCGCGCACGTGGGGAGAAGATCTAA
- a CDS encoding HpcH/HpaI aldolase/citrate lyase family protein produces MSELICGPAILFAPAGRAEIIPKAVKKGDMVIIDLEDGAGDIDRDVAYQNIRQAELDPQRTIIRIVGPSDPNFGADVDMVKSTDFNLVMVPKLLERVPEELAGLDVIAMIETPQAAVNIPTIAADPKVVGMFWGAEDLTHLLGGTHSRFLADEPHAGRYRDTMRLTRAQMLLHAAAHGKFAIDAIHADFHDSEGLFTEAIDAARSGFAGTACIHPKQVDTVRQAYRPEASQLEWAKRVVAEAKNHPGAFKLDGQMIDAPLVAQAKMVILRQPV; encoded by the coding sequence ATGTCTGAACTTATTTGTGGTCCTGCCATCTTGTTCGCACCAGCCGGTCGTGCGGAGATCATTCCAAAAGCGGTGAAAAAGGGCGATATGGTCATTATCGACTTGGAAGATGGTGCAGGTGATATCGACCGAGACGTGGCTTATCAAAATATTCGGCAAGCTGAGCTTGATCCACAGCGCACCATCATCAGAATTGTCGGACCGAGTGACCCCAATTTCGGTGCTGATGTGGACATGGTGAAGTCCACTGACTTCAATCTCGTGATGGTGCCAAAGCTTTTAGAACGTGTGCCAGAGGAGCTGGCAGGTCTTGATGTCATCGCCATGATTGAGACCCCACAAGCAGCCGTTAACATTCCAACGATTGCAGCTGACCCTAAAGTTGTCGGTATGTTTTGGGGTGCAGAAGACCTCACACACCTTTTAGGCGGTACCCATTCGAGGTTTTTAGCTGACGAACCACATGCGGGGCGATACCGTGACACCATGCGGCTGACCCGCGCACAGATGCTGTTGCATGCAGCAGCTCATGGGAAATTCGCCATTGATGCCATTCATGCAGACTTCCACGACAGTGAAGGATTGTTTACAGAAGCCATTGATGCAGCACGTTCTGGTTTTGCTGGAACTGCATGTATTCACCCTAAACAGGTGGACACGGTGCGCCAGGCCTATCGGCCGGAAGCTTCGCAATTGGAGTGGGCGAAAAGGGTAGTGGCGGAAGCAAAAAACCATCCAGGTGCTTTTAAACTGGATGGTCAGATGATAGATGCTCCGCTGGTTGCTCAGGCAAAGATGGTTATTTTGCGTCAGCCTGTTTAA
- a CDS encoding type B 50S ribosomal protein L31, producing MKKDIHPDYHAVVFQDAGTGFQFLTKSTATSDRTVSWEDGNEYPLIVVDVTSESHPFWTGAQRVMDTAGRVEKFERRFGGMARRKKKA from the coding sequence ATGAAAAAGGATATCCACCCCGACTACCATGCGGTAGTCTTCCAGGACGCAGGTACTGGCTTCCAGTTCCTGACCAAGTCCACCGCTACCAGCGACCGCACCGTGTCCTGGGAAGATGGTAACGAGTACCCACTGATCGTCGTTGACGTCACCAGCGAGTCTCACCCATTCTGGACCGGCGCTCAGCGTGTCATGGACACCGCTGGTCGTGTTGAGAAGTTCGAGCGCCGCTTCGGTGGCATGGCTCGCCGCAAGAAGAAGGCATAG
- a CDS encoding SulP family inorganic anion transporter: MRDLLPSRDDYRLLRLSWKMDIAAGVTVGIVALPLALAFGVSSGVGAEAGLVTAIIAGLVAAIFGGSNVQVSGPTGAMVVVLAPIVAQYGVGAVALLSLMAGVIVLAAGALRLGRTVSYIPWPVIEGFIAGIGVIIFLQQVPAAFGYTGELPTNALLAAIHTVSHATKDAVLPLLIIVVTAAIMIILGKLAPKLPASFIAILVVSIGVALLKLPVDLIGELPNSLPAPHLPAMDLEMFTSLLGPAFAVAALAAIESLLSARVAASMADTGPYNADRELVGQGLASISAGFFGGMPATGAIARTAVNVRSGGRTRMASIIHALVLLGVVYVAASIVAVIPLAALSGVLMVTASRMVSFEVASRVMRSTRADAIVFVITAIVTISVDLVIAVGIGIAVAAFFILRRMSINAGVFRESLPEPAMLHDEKIGLFRIEGALFFGAAERLAQQILDYNDLEVVILRLSHIQMIDATGAHQLTELVNTLERKNVTVLIKGVRKEHIHVLGVLGAIRSLRHENHLFEDLALAVEHAREHVKIDNQ, encoded by the coding sequence ATGCGTGATTTACTTCCATCAAGAGATGACTACCGCCTACTTCGACTGTCCTGGAAGATGGACATCGCAGCAGGTGTGACCGTGGGTATCGTAGCCCTACCACTGGCATTAGCTTTTGGCGTAAGTTCCGGCGTCGGCGCTGAGGCCGGATTGGTAACAGCGATTATCGCTGGCTTAGTTGCGGCTATTTTCGGCGGTTCCAACGTTCAAGTATCTGGCCCAACGGGAGCTATGGTTGTGGTTCTAGCGCCAATCGTCGCGCAATACGGCGTTGGCGCAGTTGCTCTTTTAAGTCTGATGGCTGGTGTGATTGTCCTTGCTGCAGGTGCACTTCGGCTGGGGCGCACAGTCAGTTATATTCCTTGGCCGGTGATTGAAGGTTTTATTGCCGGCATTGGCGTGATCATTTTTCTCCAGCAAGTCCCGGCAGCGTTTGGCTACACAGGAGAATTACCCACAAACGCTCTTCTTGCCGCAATCCATACTGTTTCCCATGCCACCAAAGATGCGGTCCTACCCTTATTAATCATTGTTGTCACCGCAGCAATCATGATTATTTTAGGAAAACTTGCCCCAAAGCTTCCTGCGAGTTTTATCGCAATCCTTGTTGTCTCCATTGGGGTTGCCTTGCTCAAACTTCCAGTAGACCTCATTGGTGAACTTCCAAATTCACTTCCTGCACCACATCTTCCCGCTATGGATCTGGAGATGTTTACCAGCTTGTTGGGACCTGCCTTTGCCGTTGCAGCATTGGCAGCGATCGAGTCTCTCCTGTCAGCACGAGTGGCAGCATCGATGGCGGATACGGGACCGTATAACGCGGATAGAGAGCTGGTCGGTCAGGGGTTGGCGTCGATAAGCGCAGGCTTTTTTGGCGGCATGCCGGCAACAGGCGCAATTGCGCGTACGGCGGTCAATGTGCGCTCTGGCGGGCGCACGCGGATGGCGTCGATTATCCACGCGCTGGTGCTGCTGGGCGTGGTATACGTTGCAGCTAGCATTGTTGCCGTCATCCCGCTGGCAGCGCTGTCCGGCGTGCTCATGGTGACCGCAAGCCGCATGGTGTCCTTTGAGGTTGCCTCGCGCGTTATGCGCTCAACGCGTGCGGATGCAATCGTGTTTGTGATCACGGCGATCGTCACCATCAGCGTTGACCTGGTTATTGCAGTGGGCATCGGCATCGCCGTGGCGGCGTTTTTCATCCTGCGACGCATGAGCATCAACGCCGGCGTCTTCCGGGAGTCCCTGCCCGAACCGGCCATGCTTCACGACGAAAAGATCGGCCTTTTCCGTATCGAGGGCGCATTGTTCTTTGGTGCTGCTGAACGTCTCGCCCAACAAATCCTCGATTACAACGATCTAGAAGTTGTCATTCTGCGCCTCTCCCACATTCAAATGATCGATGCCACCGGCGCCCATCAACTCACCGAGCTAGTTAATACCTTGGAGAGAAAAAACGTCACTGTATTAATTAAAGGTGTCCGAAAAGAACACATCCATGTGCTCGGCGTCCTTGGTGCCATCAGGTCACTAAGGCATGAGAACCACCTTTTTGAAGACCTCGCATTGGCAGTTGAACATGCACGAGAACACGTTAAGATCGACAATCAATGA